A genomic window from Rhodococcus oxybenzonivorans includes:
- a CDS encoding DUF2637 domain-containing protein — protein sequence MIDLNLRAARIQLRSLIAALAVAIAIAVGITSGAFVLSFAVQRDLALQAGVPHYLTWIFPSIVDGAILGATIATVALSKINGSAAGKKFFLALAVSVVLISVYGNAYHAHRAGEDAARKLAAGIDLGYTPLTPTGAALLAIIPPLLVLAFTHGVGILIKSIGTAYTEYNALMQAANVKAEVARNELGNELEEQGIEMNRQTWEAFRRSQANPVAPDVASASDVATGPVAEAGDPAPQGTAAVDASVPIEDQVDATPATVAVVAEPLVADAPSVAAVADLGEPSVARNAPPEASPEVNVLPDGEQTIENLLDFIDACDDFDPTVKETARLRITENLSYAEIATITHAKAASTAMRRYDKVAQRAVQAGFRTPPLPEVDDATDSRNAATTGQQYALVGAR from the coding sequence ATGATTGACCTTAATCTCCGAGCAGCACGAATCCAGCTCCGCTCCCTGATCGCAGCCCTCGCCGTTGCGATCGCCATTGCGGTGGGTATCACCTCTGGTGCATTCGTGTTGTCCTTTGCGGTGCAACGCGACCTCGCATTGCAGGCCGGTGTCCCGCACTACCTCACCTGGATCTTTCCCTCGATCGTCGACGGCGCAATCCTCGGCGCAACGATCGCGACCGTTGCGCTGAGCAAGATCAACGGAAGTGCAGCGGGGAAGAAGTTTTTTCTGGCGCTGGCTGTCAGCGTGGTCCTCATCAGCGTTTACGGCAATGCCTACCACGCGCACCGGGCCGGTGAAGACGCTGCACGGAAACTCGCCGCCGGTATCGACCTGGGCTACACCCCCCTCACACCGACCGGCGCCGCCCTCCTGGCGATCATTCCGCCGCTGCTGGTTCTGGCCTTTACGCACGGCGTGGGCATTCTCATCAAGTCCATCGGGACCGCCTACACCGAGTACAACGCCCTCATGCAGGCTGCAAACGTCAAGGCTGAGGTGGCGCGCAACGAACTCGGCAACGAGCTCGAGGAGCAAGGTATCGAGATGAACCGCCAAACATGGGAAGCGTTCCGTCGCTCTCAGGCCAACCCTGTTGCACCCGACGTTGCGTCGGCATCCGACGTTGCCACAGGGCCGGTTGCCGAGGCCGGCGATCCGGCACCGCAAGGTACCGCAGCTGTCGACGCGTCGGTGCCGATCGAGGACCAGGTGGACGCCACGCCAGCCACTGTTGCGGTGGTTGCCGAACCGCTCGTTGCGGATGCACCCAGCGTTGCAGCCGTTGCAGACCTGGGGGAGCCGTCGGTTGCCCGCAATGCGCCCCCCGAGGCGTCACCGGAGGTCAACGTGTTGCCCGACGGGGAACAGACCATCGAGAACCTCCTGGACTTCATCGACGCCTGCGACGACTTCGACCCCACAGTCAAGGAAACCGCTCGCCTCCGGATCACCGAGAATCTCAGCTACGCGGAAATCGCAACGATCACCCACGCCAAGGCGGCCTCCACCGCAATGCGCCGATACGACAAGGTTGCGCAACGAGCCGTACAGGCGGGGTTCCGCACCCCGCCGCTGCCCGAGGTCGACGACGCAACCGACAGTCGCAATGCAGCAACGACAGGCCAGCAGTACGCACTGGTCGGTGCCCGGTGA
- a CDS encoding DEAD/DEAH box helicase gives MPLQIAPKLRRRTAQKWLVALERHMYPGEFVWALARTTAKYPPCDGLAITNARVLAFLGSDVATSGPRVVVVAGNIQRFDIMGLGFNTLVITTRDNQQVSFGVLHRKDVAFVSHFVHYLGMSGFPPEVWAAIEAQRRFAEDSAAAAQREAANRAAAMRPDVEERAATERSATDPVTRPSSGRAITQPGQPPTGQDIPEPALKPGAATRAAVNHALKLVDSLLDRGRAAQNLPQKLRDELATNVRAAIEDRTHAALRDLPASSLKDALPRGTRLGSLGASRFRTVADIAASSPAALDAVPGIGPQSAYAIYTEAMAQRTRARERIRLRLDPDRRSRIDTSLLRLLLVLRRVDPLVGEIGAPLTELRTQVDPLRGPAQRAGKRVAMFFAGEAERTRAEAAREQLQAIAADPALAELDTKITDVLAAAEWRGDPWSAYESDAAAVNALLSQFVPARDGDERAAHGFVGERFVREVERTPLDRTYMRSLLRGYQSFGAGYILSRRKMILGDEMGLGKTVQALAAAAHLAAQGEKYFLVICPASVLVNWSNETGKQTSLVPHEVRGQDRDMQLQVWAREGGVAITTFDTLKRIRVPVRPALVIVDEAHYIKNPTTQRAVAARGVVESSGRAVLLSGTPMENRVEEFQNLVRYVQPGVARQIHARDGVAGATAFRKSVAPAYLRRNQVDVLTELPDLIEVEDWVQLCGDDERRYREAVAQGNFMAMRQAAYLPGTRTGSAKLDRLVEIVEEAEDNQTKVLVFSYFRAVLETLRAAVPGTVFGPLTGATSSVERQRMVDDFTAHHGRAVLLSQIEAGGVGLNIQAASVVVLTEPQWKPSTEVQAIARAHRMGQVRTVQVHRLLAKDSIDELMRRTLAHKSELFDAYARRSHAKESDAAAVVTEWADGVEPTPADFVRVEQQRLGM, from the coding sequence ATGCCTCTGCAGATTGCCCCGAAATTGAGGCGGAGAACTGCGCAGAAGTGGTTGGTCGCGCTCGAACGGCACATGTATCCGGGCGAGTTCGTGTGGGCCCTGGCGAGGACGACGGCGAAGTATCCCCCATGCGACGGTTTAGCGATCACCAATGCCAGGGTGCTTGCGTTCCTCGGGAGTGACGTGGCGACCAGCGGACCCAGGGTGGTCGTTGTCGCCGGAAACATCCAGCGATTCGACATCATGGGGTTGGGATTCAACACTTTAGTGATCACGACTCGCGACAACCAACAAGTCTCGTTCGGCGTCCTCCACCGCAAAGACGTTGCCTTCGTAAGCCATTTCGTTCACTACCTGGGTATGTCCGGCTTTCCTCCGGAGGTGTGGGCAGCGATCGAGGCGCAGAGGAGGTTCGCCGAGGACTCCGCGGCTGCAGCGCAGCGCGAGGCGGCGAATCGCGCCGCTGCCATGCGACCGGACGTCGAAGAACGTGCAGCAACGGAACGATCCGCCACCGACCCGGTAACTCGACCGAGCTCGGGTCGAGCCATCACTCAGCCCGGACAGCCACCGACAGGGCAGGACATACCGGAACCCGCGCTCAAACCGGGTGCCGCAACGAGGGCGGCGGTCAATCACGCACTGAAGTTGGTGGACTCGCTACTCGACCGGGGCCGGGCCGCGCAGAATCTTCCACAGAAGCTGAGAGATGAGCTCGCTACCAACGTGCGTGCGGCAATCGAGGACCGGACTCACGCCGCCCTGCGGGACCTTCCGGCCAGTTCCTTGAAGGACGCGCTGCCGAGGGGGACACGGTTGGGCAGCCTCGGTGCGTCCCGATTCCGCACGGTGGCAGACATTGCGGCGTCGTCGCCCGCAGCGCTCGACGCGGTTCCTGGCATCGGTCCGCAATCGGCTTACGCGATCTACACGGAGGCGATGGCGCAGAGGACCCGAGCACGCGAGCGGATTCGGCTCCGTCTCGACCCGGACCGTCGATCGAGGATCGACACCTCGCTGCTGCGGTTACTGCTGGTGCTCCGGCGGGTGGATCCGCTGGTCGGTGAGATCGGCGCACCTTTGACCGAACTTCGGACCCAGGTCGATCCGCTGCGCGGTCCGGCGCAGCGGGCGGGTAAACGAGTGGCGATGTTCTTCGCCGGCGAGGCCGAGCGCACGCGCGCGGAGGCCGCGCGGGAGCAACTGCAGGCGATTGCCGCGGATCCGGCGCTCGCCGAACTCGACACCAAGATCACCGATGTCCTGGCGGCGGCTGAGTGGCGGGGTGACCCGTGGTCGGCATACGAAAGCGACGCTGCCGCTGTCAATGCCCTGCTGAGTCAATTCGTTCCCGCGCGTGATGGAGACGAGCGGGCCGCTCATGGATTTGTCGGTGAACGGTTCGTTCGAGAAGTCGAGCGGACCCCGCTCGATCGCACCTACATGCGGTCTCTTCTGCGTGGATACCAGTCGTTCGGGGCGGGGTACATCCTGAGCCGCCGCAAGATGATCCTGGGCGACGAAATGGGCTTGGGGAAGACCGTGCAGGCGCTCGCGGCGGCCGCCCACCTCGCGGCCCAGGGCGAAAAGTATTTCCTGGTGATCTGTCCGGCCAGTGTGCTGGTGAATTGGTCGAACGAGACGGGAAAGCAAACCAGCCTCGTCCCCCACGAGGTACGCGGACAAGACCGGGACATGCAGTTGCAGGTATGGGCGCGAGAGGGCGGCGTTGCGATCACGACCTTCGACACCCTGAAGCGGATCCGGGTTCCCGTTCGCCCGGCCCTGGTGATTGTTGACGAGGCGCACTACATCAAGAACCCAACCACTCAACGTGCCGTCGCCGCGCGCGGCGTCGTCGAATCCAGTGGCAGAGCCGTCCTGCTCAGCGGTACGCCGATGGAGAACCGGGTGGAGGAGTTCCAGAATCTGGTCCGATACGTGCAACCGGGTGTCGCCCGGCAGATACATGCGCGGGACGGAGTCGCCGGTGCCACCGCGTTTCGCAAGAGCGTCGCACCGGCATACCTGCGACGCAACCAGGTTGACGTGCTCACCGAGTTGCCGGACCTGATCGAGGTCGAGGACTGGGTTCAGCTCTGCGGTGACGACGAGAGGCGGTACCGGGAGGCGGTGGCCCAGGGCAATTTCATGGCGATGCGCCAGGCGGCGTACCTTCCGGGCACCCGGACCGGCTCGGCGAAACTCGACCGTCTCGTCGAGATCGTCGAGGAGGCGGAAGACAACCAGACCAAGGTGCTGGTGTTCTCGTACTTCCGGGCCGTCCTCGAGACACTTCGCGCTGCGGTCCCCGGGACCGTTTTCGGTCCACTCACCGGCGCCACCAGCTCCGTCGAGCGTCAACGCATGGTCGATGATTTCACCGCGCACCACGGCCGCGCGGTGCTTCTGTCCCAGATCGAGGCGGGAGGTGTGGGGCTGAACATTCAGGCGGCCTCGGTCGTCGTCCTCACCGAACCGCAGTGGAAACCGAGCACCGAGGTGCAGGCGATCGCGCGTGCGCATCGAATGGGACAGGTGCGGACGGTGCAGGTGCACCGGTTACTGGCGAAGGACAGTATCGACGAACTGATGCGCAGGACGCTTGCGCACAAGAGCGAATTATTCGATGCATACGCGCGCCGCAGCCACGCGAAGGAATCAGATGCCGCCGCGGTAGTGACGGAGTGGGCTGACGGGGTGGAACCCACCCCGGCGGACTTCGTGCGTGTCGAGCAGCAACGTCTCGGAATGTGA
- a CDS encoding MBL fold metallo-hydrolase: MVITLDQPYTGHVSPGSNPQVRLIPGGRIIKMSVAAGDNNVYLIECTATGQALLIDAANEPERVTALVKQEASDLRLVVTTHQHIDHWWALKDVVAATGTLTAAHPLDADALPVTPDRLLVDGDTITIGALTFEVIHLRGHTPGSLALALTEPDGGRTHLFTGDSLFPGGIGKTAEPENFATLIADVETKIFDRYPDSTVVYPGHGDDTTLGVDRPHLAEWRERGW, translated from the coding sequence GTGGTTATTACCCTCGACCAGCCCTACACCGGTCACGTCTCACCTGGATCGAACCCCCAAGTGCGCCTGATCCCCGGCGGCCGCATCATCAAGATGTCCGTCGCGGCCGGGGACAACAACGTCTACCTCATCGAGTGCACCGCGACCGGGCAAGCGCTACTCATCGACGCCGCGAACGAACCTGAACGCGTCACAGCGCTCGTAAAGCAGGAAGCATCCGATCTTCGCCTGGTCGTAACCACTCACCAGCACATCGACCACTGGTGGGCGCTCAAGGATGTCGTCGCGGCTACCGGCACCCTCACTGCAGCGCACCCACTCGATGCGGACGCCCTGCCCGTCACTCCAGACCGTCTTCTCGTGGACGGTGACACGATCACGATTGGTGCTCTCACCTTCGAAGTCATTCATCTCCGCGGGCACACTCCCGGGTCCCTCGCTCTCGCCCTTACCGAACCCGACGGTGGGCGAACCCATCTCTTCACCGGCGATTCTCTCTTCCCCGGCGGTATCGGGAAGACTGCGGAGCCCGAGAACTTTGCCACCCTCATCGCCGACGTGGAAACAAAGATCTTCGACCGATACCCAGACAGCACTGTCGTCTACCCTGGCCACGGCGACGACACCACCCTCGGCGTAGATCGGCCACACCTCGCCGAATGGCGCGAGCGAGGCTGGTAG
- a CDS encoding ParB/RepB/Spo0J family partition protein — MARGTRTNLATLAGVVGENSPVDRPVAGGTPTNVPLSELAPNPRNPRDDLGDLSDLVSITGTQLQPALVVTRDAYLRLYPEDDTKIGLARWVVINGCRRLAAAANFGRPNLDIIVKDEVAKDRETLLAAAVIENVGRRDFDVIEEAKAVELLINECGTVDKAALKLNKSKAWISYRRSLLKLAPELQTALRKGELAVRTARSLAQVPPEAQVQAWAAEQQREHTKPDSEPTPDSETRLPARTPVTAAKVTRTFRRLEADPTTLAEALVDYLDADGLQTLIQALTDRH; from the coding sequence ATGGCACGCGGTACCCGCACCAACCTGGCGACCCTCGCCGGCGTCGTTGGCGAGAACTCCCCCGTCGACCGTCCCGTCGCCGGCGGGACACCGACCAACGTGCCACTGAGTGAGCTGGCCCCGAATCCGCGTAATCCGCGTGACGACCTCGGAGATCTCAGCGATCTAGTCTCGATTACCGGCACTCAACTCCAACCCGCGCTGGTGGTCACTCGGGACGCGTATCTGCGGTTGTATCCGGAAGACGACACTAAGATCGGGCTGGCCCGATGGGTGGTGATCAACGGATGCCGGCGCCTGGCCGCCGCCGCAAACTTCGGCCGCCCCAACCTCGACATCATCGTCAAGGACGAAGTCGCCAAGGACCGGGAGACCCTACTCGCCGCGGCGGTCATCGAGAACGTCGGCCGCCGCGACTTCGACGTCATCGAAGAGGCCAAGGCCGTCGAACTCCTGATCAACGAGTGCGGAACCGTCGACAAGGCGGCACTCAAGCTCAATAAGTCCAAAGCCTGGATCTCGTACCGCCGATCCCTGCTCAAGCTCGCCCCCGAGCTGCAAACCGCACTCCGCAAAGGCGAACTCGCCGTCCGCACCGCCCGCTCACTCGCACAGGTCCCGCCCGAGGCCCAAGTCCAGGCCTGGGCCGCCGAACAACAGCGGGAACACACGAAGCCCGATTCGGAACCCACACCTGACTCCGAAACCCGTTTGCCGGCACGCACCCCCGTCACCGCAGCGAAGGTCACACGCACCTTCCGCCGCTTGGAGGCCGACCCGACCACGCTCGCCGAGGCCCTGGTCGATTACCTCGACGCCGACGGACTGCAAACTCTGATCCAGGCACTCACCGATCGACACTGA
- a CDS encoding HNH endonuclease family protein, with protein sequence MRHRPRTALLALGAVTVLGMTGCSALADANPGTGSLGDAPAAPAPAGFDAAPALAKLDTLAVKGRAPKTGYTREQFGPSWSDDNGVEGGHNGCDTRNDILRRDLVDLTYKSSTRDCVVATGTLLDPYTGTTIAFVRGQDTSTAVQIDHVVALSDAWQKGAQQLSPEQRRDLANDPRNLQAVDGPTNSKKSDSDAASWLPPNKSYRCTYVSRQIDVKALYRLWVTQAEKDAMSQVLHSC encoded by the coding sequence ATGCGCCATCGACCCCGGACCGCTCTTCTCGCTCTCGGGGCGGTCACCGTGCTCGGTATGACTGGGTGCTCGGCCCTTGCTGATGCGAACCCGGGGACCGGCTCGCTTGGGGACGCGCCGGCCGCTCCGGCACCGGCCGGGTTTGATGCGGCGCCGGCGTTGGCGAAGCTCGACACCCTGGCGGTCAAGGGCCGCGCCCCGAAGACCGGGTACACCCGTGAGCAGTTCGGTCCGTCGTGGTCCGACGACAACGGTGTCGAGGGCGGCCACAACGGGTGCGATACGCGCAATGACATCTTGCGCCGCGATTTGGTGGACCTGACCTATAAGTCGAGTACGCGGGACTGTGTGGTCGCGACCGGCACTCTGCTTGACCCCTACACCGGTACCACGATCGCCTTCGTCCGCGGGCAGGACACTTCGACCGCGGTGCAGATCGATCACGTCGTCGCGTTGTCGGATGCGTGGCAGAAGGGTGCCCAGCAGTTGAGCCCGGAGCAGCGCCGCGACCTGGCGAATGATCCGCGGAACCTGCAGGCCGTGGACGGGCCCACCAACTCGAAGAAGTCCGATTCCGACGCTGCATCGTGGTTGCCGCCGAACAAGAGTTACCGGTGCACCTACGTCTCACGGCAGATCGACGTGAAAGCCTTGTACCGGTTGTGGGTGACCCAGGCAGAGAAGGACGCGATGAGCCAGGTCCTGCACTCCTGCTGA
- a CDS encoding tyrosine-type recombinase/integrase: MRKRDDHPRGARAKARRERVVDLHESRTLEAVSRYVLHERPLDATSPFVFLIGGTGTNRGEPLSYQAMARGFAVAWTGWDPEPGQDTHALRHTHATAMWESGMRELALQRRLGHASPESIRIYTRVSDDQVVREYDAALGRRW; encoded by the coding sequence ATCCGCAAGCGCGACGACCATCCGCGCGGTGCTCGCGCAAAGGCGCGACGGGAGCGGGTGGTCGACCTGCACGAGTCGCGCACGTTGGAGGCGGTGAGTCGGTATGTGCTGCACGAGCGGCCCCTTGACGCCACCAGCCCGTTCGTGTTCCTGATCGGCGGCACCGGCACGAACCGCGGGGAACCGCTCAGTTATCAGGCGATGGCGCGAGGATTCGCCGTCGCCTGGACCGGTTGGGATCCGGAGCCCGGACAAGACACCCACGCGTTGCGGCACACACACGCGACGGCGATGTGGGAGTCGGGAATGAGAGAGCTTGCCTTGCAACGCCGTTTGGGTCATGCGTCGCCGGAATCGATCCGGATTTACACCCGGGTGTCCGACGATCAGGTGGTCCGCGAATATGACGCGGCGCTCGGACGGCGATGGTGA
- a CDS encoding ParA family protein, whose amino-acid sequence MTIHVLLNQKGGVGKSTVAVNLAAVTADVLNQDDDPDATSPVAAVSVDPQGSAIWWADRLDNLPFHVVQAHDDLNGLRQLGQLPGIRHVYVDTPGWIDLNAADDTSDPLGRGPAADALRTVLEVADHVIVPMETEPLSFDPTARTIRKILEPRGIPYTVVINNWDPRDGKLDLEETKDFVRANKWPLAKTVIRHYKLHARASADGLVVTEYPANRVALQAREDFYRLALELRIDGGR is encoded by the coding sequence ATGACCATTCATGTCCTTCTCAATCAGAAGGGCGGCGTCGGAAAGAGTACCGTCGCCGTCAATCTCGCCGCCGTCACCGCGGACGTTCTGAACCAGGACGACGATCCCGACGCCACCTCCCCGGTTGCCGCGGTCTCCGTGGACCCGCAGGGCTCGGCGATCTGGTGGGCCGACCGCCTCGATAACCTGCCCTTTCACGTCGTGCAGGCTCACGACGACCTCAACGGGCTCCGTCAGTTGGGTCAGCTGCCTGGCATTCGCCACGTGTACGTCGACACCCCCGGTTGGATCGACCTCAATGCCGCCGATGACACAAGCGACCCGCTCGGTCGCGGACCGGCCGCCGATGCATTGCGGACGGTTCTCGAGGTTGCCGATCACGTTATCGTGCCGATGGAAACCGAACCGCTCTCGTTCGACCCGACCGCCCGCACCATCCGAAAAATCCTGGAACCCCGCGGCATTCCGTACACGGTCGTGATCAACAACTGGGATCCCCGCGACGGCAAGCTCGATCTCGAGGAAACCAAGGATTTCGTTCGTGCGAACAAGTGGCCGCTCGCGAAAACCGTGATCCGGCACTACAAATTGCATGCCCGGGCGAGCGCCGACGGCCTGGTGGTCACCGAATACCCCGCGAACCGGGTGGCGTTGCAGGCCCGGGAGGACTTCTACCGGTTGGCTTTGGAGTTGCGGATCGACGGTGGTCGGTGA
- a CDS encoding recombinase family protein — MTRRYRTMWMSPPPVILMDVKIGYARCSTKAQDLAGQVAWLGKLGVEQSRIYTDHGYTGRNRKRPSLARALEVARAGDEFVVTKLDRLGRSARDLHEIVDGLVSHGVALNIDGRVYDPTDPMGKMFIGFLAIMAEFSVIWTRRDAHLPDLGVAA; from the coding sequence ATGACGCGCCGATACCGGACGATGTGGATGTCGCCCCCTCCGGTGATACTGATGGACGTGAAAATCGGCTATGCACGCTGCAGCACCAAGGCCCAGGACCTCGCCGGCCAGGTCGCCTGGCTCGGCAAGCTCGGAGTCGAGCAGTCCCGCATCTACACCGACCACGGATACACCGGACGCAACAGGAAACGTCCCTCACTCGCCCGCGCCCTCGAGGTCGCCCGGGCCGGTGACGAATTCGTGGTCACCAAACTCGACCGGCTCGGCCGCTCGGCTCGGGATCTACACGAGATCGTCGACGGCCTCGTCAGTCACGGTGTCGCCCTCAACATCGACGGCCGGGTTTACGACCCGACCGATCCGATGGGAAAAATGTTCATCGGCTTCCTGGCGATCATGGCCGAGTTCTCTGTTATCTGGACACGCCGGGACGCTCACCTCCCTGATCTGGGAGTTGCAGCCTGA
- a CDS encoding tyrosine-type recombinase/integrase, protein MRVVKDVDGGIVRRVILLDDSGREIVPVTRFLAHLQDSGYSPNTLSSYGYDLRRLFMFLDQHSMGWTEFRPSTALEFLGYLRRIPSRGPAQRLGLAVATAEGRLLSPATVSRILAATSSFFEWAIAAELYTTSDNPMQKREDAALARVPDRHQPFVGAASRQRPVRRAVRVRLPIRLPRPLSGDDIEALLASMSSLRDLAIFLLMLDGGLRRVRCCACSSTTSLTVGGGSRSASATTIRAVLAQRRDGSGWSTCTSRARWRR, encoded by the coding sequence ATGCGGGTGGTCAAGGATGTGGATGGCGGCATTGTCCGACGGGTGATCCTGCTGGACGACTCCGGGCGCGAGATTGTCCCGGTGACCCGGTTTCTGGCGCATCTGCAGGATTCCGGTTACAGCCCGAACACCCTGTCTTCGTATGGCTACGACCTGCGACGGCTGTTCATGTTCCTCGACCAGCACAGCATGGGCTGGACCGAGTTCCGCCCGTCGACGGCGCTGGAGTTCCTGGGGTACCTTCGCAGGATTCCCAGCCGCGGCCCGGCTCAGCGGCTCGGGTTGGCGGTCGCGACCGCCGAGGGACGGCTGCTGTCTCCGGCAACGGTGTCCCGGATTCTGGCCGCGACGTCGAGTTTCTTCGAGTGGGCGATCGCCGCCGAGTTGTACACGACCTCAGATAATCCGATGCAGAAGCGCGAGGACGCCGCTCTCGCACGGGTCCCGGATCGGCACCAGCCGTTCGTGGGTGCGGCGAGTCGGCAACGACCGGTGCGCCGGGCGGTCCGGGTTCGGCTGCCGATCCGGCTGCCGCGACCGCTGAGCGGTGATGACATCGAGGCGTTGTTGGCGAGCATGTCCTCGTTGCGGGATCTGGCGATCTTCCTGTTGATGCTCGACGGCGGCCTACGCCGGGTGAGGTGCTGTGCCTGCAGCTCGACGACATCGCTTACGGTCGGCGGAGGGTCGCGATCCGCAAGCGCGACGACCATCCGCGCGGTGCTCGCGCAAAGGCGCGACGGGAGCGGGTGGTCGACCTGCACGAGTCGCGCACGTTGGAGGCGGTGA
- a CDS encoding tyrosine-type recombinase/integrase — MTAVIERYLRLHLDANLGREQSVRHFRDALRRLVLWLREAHPEITSFDQLDRKHAEEFLRWLGEQTSEHTGMPLALTTRRSIVTLLARFVNETAAWGWDDVPGRVLFTRGDIPKIARTVPRFIPDHELTALMSAIDQLPDQYQRAALIIARWSGARRDEIRRLAIDCLDAYPDGHPRLRIPVGKGYTERMIPLHPDAAAALRPLIELARTRRARGRFDPSVGRSVEHVFTVRGKLLSKGFLFDLALKTACTTAGLLDSQGRPTISAHRFRHTIGTQLAEGGARLQTIMAVLGHRTPHMSLIYASLSDPTVKQQYQAALDRHLDGVTLAGPAAQALREHRLDPQAVSWLQTNFLKTELELGHCLRLPQEGPCECDLVLTCSKFLTTSDYAPRLRQRLTTEQTLIGDAVERGWDHEVERHQRTADRIKALLSDLGEERQH; from the coding sequence ATGACGGCGGTCATCGAGCGTTACCTACGGCTGCATTTGGACGCCAACCTCGGCCGGGAGCAGTCGGTCCGGCACTTCCGGGATGCGTTGCGGCGCCTGGTGCTGTGGCTGCGTGAAGCGCATCCAGAGATCACCAGCTTCGACCAACTGGACCGCAAGCACGCCGAGGAGTTCCTGCGCTGGCTCGGCGAGCAGACGAGTGAACACACCGGGATGCCGCTGGCGCTTACGACCCGGCGCTCGATCGTCACCCTGCTCGCCCGATTCGTCAACGAGACCGCCGCCTGGGGCTGGGACGACGTGCCAGGACGGGTCTTGTTCACCCGCGGCGACATCCCCAAGATTGCTCGGACGGTGCCGCGGTTCATCCCCGATCACGAGCTCACCGCGTTGATGTCCGCAATCGACCAGTTGCCCGACCAGTATCAACGGGCCGCGTTGATCATCGCCCGTTGGTCCGGGGCCCGCCGCGACGAGATACGCCGCCTGGCGATCGACTGCCTCGACGCCTACCCGGACGGGCATCCGCGGCTGCGGATCCCGGTTGGCAAGGGCTACACCGAACGCATGATTCCGCTGCACCCAGACGCCGCGGCCGCGTTGCGGCCGCTGATCGAACTGGCCCGAACCAGGAGAGCCCGCGGCCGGTTCGACCCTAGCGTCGGCCGGTCCGTCGAGCACGTGTTCACCGTGCGCGGCAAGCTGCTGTCCAAGGGTTTCCTGTTCGACCTCGCCCTCAAGACAGCCTGCACCACCGCAGGACTGCTCGACTCCCAGGGGCGCCCCACGATCAGCGCGCACCGATTCCGGCACACCATCGGCACCCAACTCGCCGAGGGCGGCGCACGGCTCCAAACGATCATGGCGGTCCTCGGCCACCGCACGCCGCACATGTCACTGATCTACGCGTCCCTGTCGGACCCGACCGTCAAACAGCAGTATCAGGCGGCCCTGGATCGGCACCTTGACGGTGTCACGCTCGCCGGGCCGGCCGCACAGGCGCTGCGCGAGCACCGCCTCGACCCGCAGGCGGTGTCCTGGCTGCAGACGAACTTCCTCAAGACCGAACTCGAACTCGGCCACTGCCTGCGCCTGCCGCAGGAAGGACCGTGCGAATGCGATCTCGTGTTGACTTGCTCAAAATTCCTGACAACCAGCGACTACGCGCCCCGGCTTCGCCAGCGGCTGACCACCGAACAAACCCTAATCGGCGACGCCGTCGAACGGGGATGGGACCACGAGGTCGAACGGCACCAACGCACCGCCGACCGCATCAAGGCACTCCTGTCCGACCTCGGCGAGGAACGGCAGCACTGA
- a CDS encoding ParA family protein, whose product MTITAIANLKGGVGKTTVANGLSHAAAAIGRTVLLVDADMQGNSTKHLTGYTTSEPAPHSLADVLDRQTDLPARDAIVVARREAIHVLPSGFAELQAVSDQLGTKPGGEMSFARALKPVSGEYEHILIDCRPAIDLVSRSALYAADNVLIVVQPESDAVDGLDSIREALEDLAEYMDKVLPIAGIVINKIDGRRNDHAEIVSYLKNYAAEDKIALLGDPIPQKADISKLTNVGMGFDEHPSQPAWSRNLHKNFIEILEKVAV is encoded by the coding sequence ATGACGATCACTGCGATCGCGAACCTCAAGGGCGGCGTGGGAAAGACAACGGTGGCCAATGGGCTCTCGCACGCCGCCGCCGCGATAGGCCGCACAGTTCTGCTAGTCGACGCGGACATGCAGGGCAACTCAACCAAGCACCTCACCGGTTACACGACATCCGAGCCCGCACCACACTCGCTAGCTGACGTACTCGACCGTCAGACGGATCTACCGGCCCGCGATGCGATCGTCGTGGCGCGGCGTGAAGCGATTCATGTCCTGCCATCCGGGTTCGCCGAATTGCAGGCTGTCTCAGATCAGCTCGGCACGAAGCCTGGGGGAGAGATGTCGTTCGCTCGCGCTCTCAAGCCAGTCTCGGGCGAGTACGAGCACATTCTGATCGACTGCCGTCCCGCGATCGACCTTGTCTCTCGGAGCGCCCTGTACGCCGCGGATAACGTCCTGATCGTCGTTCAGCCGGAATCGGATGCCGTCGACGGGCTTGATTCGATTCGCGAGGCCCTCGAAGACCTGGCCGAGTACATGGACAAAGTCCTCCCGATAGCCGGGATCGTCATCAACAAGATCGACGGACGTCGTAACGATCACGCCGAGATCGTCAGCTATCTAAAGAACTACGCGGCTGAGGACAAGATTGCGCTCCTCGGCGACCCGATCCCGCAGAAGGCAGACATATCGAAATTGACCAACGTAGGAATGGGGTTCGACGAGCACCCCAGCCAGCCCGCGTGGTCCCGCAACCTGCATAAGAACTTCATCGAAATCCTGGAGAAGGTGGCCGTCTGA